The following coding sequences are from one Methanosarcina sp. WWM596 window:
- a CDS encoding type II toxin-antitoxin system HicB family antitoxin: MTEMFTFSAMVKKENEQYVSSCLELDISSQGKTIEEAVSNLKEVVELHIKKNDIPLPIKRPFLTTFKITGKRSGEKTVR; the protein is encoded by the coding sequence ATGACAGAAATGTTTACATTTTCTGCAATGGTGAAAAAGGAGAATGAGCAGTACGTATCCTCTTGCCTGGAACTGGACATATCAAGCCAGGGAAAAACGATTGAAGAAGCAGTTTCGAACCTGAAAGAAGTGGTTGAGCTTCATATAAAAAAAAATGACATCCCCCTTCCGATCAAGCGCCCATTTTTAACAACATTTAAAATAACCGGGAAAAGGTCCGGAGAGAAAACGGTGCGATAA
- a CDS encoding methylcobamide--CoM methyltransferase — MEAEMTSRERFINALERKDVDRVPYGYLWFGAGHAVLERMGASLKDAYGSAEGIARAQILAREMYHHDNVMSPWGCLLVEAEALGTKVNIKENGYPTVEKYALKSAAEHEKINPMDVERSERVKTVAGSIEILKKEIGDEAFITGATMAPLMLVSQVMGGSRLCIDMLKDREGLHALLDKLTESCILFADSLLEAGADGIFVENGESTGDLFSPQMAEEFMLPYTKKLYDYIKAEGGYVISHNCAAQAFYDLELKLEPNALNFAFGDVRLLGKKYGVECKKLHNHKNIGCGPRHCFKEFNEFSGAGICLMGNIIPDAPLAGSRAEIEHEVKSCLSAAPEKGFILATGCEIPLNTPLEKMEMLWDAVKAGI, encoded by the coding sequence ATGGAAGCGGAAATGACCTCAAGGGAGCGTTTTATTAACGCACTCGAAAGAAAAGATGTAGACCGTGTCCCATACGGCTACCTGTGGTTCGGAGCAGGGCATGCGGTATTGGAGCGGATGGGTGCAAGCCTCAAGGACGCCTACGGTTCTGCAGAGGGAATTGCAAGGGCGCAGATCCTTGCGCGGGAGATGTATCACCACGACAATGTGATGTCTCCATGGGGCTGCCTTCTCGTGGAAGCTGAGGCGCTAGGGACGAAGGTGAACATCAAGGAAAACGGGTACCCGACTGTTGAGAAGTATGCCCTGAAGTCTGCGGCAGAACATGAAAAGATAAATCCAATGGACGTCGAGCGTTCGGAGCGGGTGAAGACCGTTGCCGGATCAATAGAAATTCTCAAGAAAGAAATCGGGGACGAAGCCTTTATTACCGGAGCAACTATGGCTCCTTTGATGCTGGTTTCTCAGGTCATGGGGGGTAGCAGGCTCTGTATTGATATGCTCAAGGACCGGGAAGGTTTACACGCCCTGCTGGATAAACTTACGGAAAGTTGCATACTTTTTGCCGACTCCCTGCTTGAAGCTGGAGCTGACGGCATTTTTGTCGAAAACGGAGAAAGCACAGGCGACCTTTTCAGCCCCCAGATGGCTGAAGAATTCATGCTGCCGTATACGAAGAAACTTTATGACTATATCAAAGCTGAAGGAGGATACGTAATTTCTCATAACTGCGCAGCCCAGGCCTTCTATGACCTGGAATTGAAACTAGAACCCAATGCCCTTAACTTTGCCTTCGGGGACGTCAGGCTGCTCGGCAAAAAGTACGGGGTCGAATGTAAAAAGCTCCATAACCACAAAAACATCGGGTGCGGCCCGAGGCACTGTTTCAAGGAGTTTAATGAATTCTCGGGTGCAGGCATCTGCCTTATGGGAAACATCATCCCGGACGCTCCTCTCGCCGGCTCTCGCGCTGAGATCGAGCATGAGGTAAAAAGCTGTCTCTCCGCAGCCCCGGAAAAAGGTTTTATCCTTGCCACAGGCTGCGAAATCCCTCTGAACACTCCGCTTGAAAAGATGGAAATGCTCTGGGATGCAGTAAAAGCTGGGATTTAA
- a CDS encoding SLC13 family permease, whose protein sequence is MCLQPDLSVLVLMGVLLLTALRQVGSLRPHIWQVMTLGAFSVLLLGKIPPQEVFRAINLDVLLFLFGAFCVGETLNRSGYFAWLGSRIVSRATDCACCWKYNCRNFLLLGAANNVIIL, encoded by the coding sequence TTGTGTCTTCAACCCGACCTTTCGGTACTCGTCCTCATGGGAGTCCTTTTACTGACCGCTCTGAGGCAGGTGGGGTCTTTGAGGCCGCATATCTGGCAGGTTATGACTCTGGGGGCTTTCTCGGTATTGTTGCTCGGGAAAATCCCACCTCAGGAGGTTTTCAGGGCAATCAACCTGGACGTGCTCCTCTTCCTTTTCGGGGCTTTTTGTGTGGGTGAGACGCTTAACAGGAGCGGATACTTTGCCTGGCTTGGGAGTCGGATAGTTTCAAGGGCAACTGATTGTGCTTGCTGCTGGAAGTACAATTGCAGGAATTTTTTACTCCTGGGAGCTGCAAACAATGTTATAATACTTTAG
- a CDS encoding methyltransferase domain-containing protein, whose product MTQNTTDSNPRRKRAKGTAQTKTLGPVDDLEPHVRSDWWQTLFNSLYLKTDADLLDDMEVTRKETDLVVSILGLAPEDTVLDLCCGQGRHVLELARRGFSNVEGYDRSQYLIRKARTRAQKENLQVRFREGDARKLPYPSDTFSVVIILGNSFGYFDSTLHDRKVLEEVFRVLKPGGRVFIDAVDGDYMKKNFQPRSWEWLDRKYFVCRERALSSDGDRLICREVICRNDRGIIADQFYAERLYNRESLFELLTASGFSIPTFHTTFSPISTGTQDAGMMGQRILFSATVEKSWPLLQNAESKKPLNVVVVLGDPRKEDQVKPACVFDDDDFETVNRMKKALADIPYMKFTFLDRHETLLEDLKKKAGKTDLVLNLCDEGFYNDPTKELHVPALLEQLNIPYTGAGPQCLAFCYDKSLVRGVAREMRIPVAKGILVTGDSDVSRLSLSFPLLVKPNSGDSSFGITQKSIVHSREEIFEIMKETREKIGSDKPFLLEEFLPGKDISVGIIGNPPFCTVLPITEEDYSAVPENLPRICGYEAKWLPDSPYWKIKSVPAILSEKTEKEILRCCLALFTRLGCRDYARFDWRLDAEGRPKLLEVNPNPGWCWDGHLAKMAAYTNISYSGMLAAILEAAKKRSGIGTSVKVELHKKLSGQISRKSPAECAAEFEEEVEAKGSIESETDRKRNIFSGNSETIQAL is encoded by the coding sequence ATGACCCAGAATACTACCGATTCAAATCCCAGGCGCAAACGCGCTAAAGGTACCGCACAGACGAAAACCCTCGGGCCGGTTGACGACCTTGAACCTCATGTCCGATCCGATTGGTGGCAGACTCTTTTTAACTCCCTTTACCTCAAGACCGATGCCGATCTTCTGGATGATATGGAAGTTACAAGGAAAGAAACAGATCTTGTTGTTTCCATCCTCGGACTTGCTCCTGAAGACACGGTTCTTGACCTTTGCTGTGGACAGGGCAGGCATGTCCTGGAACTGGCAAGAAGGGGGTTTTCAAATGTTGAAGGCTATGATAGGTCCCAATACCTTATCCGGAAAGCAAGAACAAGGGCTCAGAAGGAAAACCTGCAGGTCAGGTTTAGGGAAGGGGACGCAAGAAAACTTCCGTATCCATCTGATACTTTCTCTGTAGTTATCATCCTTGGAAACAGCTTCGGATACTTTGATTCCACTCTGCATGATCGAAAAGTGCTTGAGGAGGTTTTCAGAGTACTGAAGCCCGGAGGCAGGGTCTTTATTGATGCTGTAGATGGGGACTATATGAAAAAGAATTTTCAGCCGAGATCATGGGAATGGCTGGACAGGAAGTATTTCGTATGCAGGGAAAGGGCTCTTTCTTCTGATGGTGACCGCCTGATCTGCAGGGAGGTTATATGTCGCAACGACCGGGGAATAATTGCAGACCAGTTTTACGCTGAGAGGCTGTACAACAGGGAAAGCCTTTTTGAGTTGCTTACTGCATCAGGTTTTAGCATCCCTACTTTTCATACAACTTTCAGTCCCATATCAACAGGGACCCAGGATGCAGGAATGATGGGGCAGAGAATCCTGTTTTCGGCAACTGTTGAGAAATCCTGGCCTCTTCTTCAGAATGCTGAAAGTAAAAAGCCCCTGAACGTTGTTGTGGTGCTCGGAGACCCACGAAAGGAAGATCAGGTCAAGCCTGCCTGCGTATTTGATGATGATGATTTCGAAACTGTTAACAGAATGAAAAAGGCTCTTGCCGATATTCCTTACATGAAATTCACTTTCCTGGACAGGCACGAAACCCTTCTCGAAGACCTCAAAAAGAAGGCTGGAAAAACTGACCTTGTACTCAACCTCTGTGATGAAGGCTTTTACAATGACCCTACAAAAGAGCTCCATGTTCCTGCCCTGCTTGAACAGTTAAATATTCCTTATACAGGCGCGGGCCCCCAGTGCCTTGCCTTCTGCTATGATAAGTCTCTTGTAAGGGGGGTCGCCCGTGAGATGCGGATTCCTGTGGCAAAAGGAATTCTCGTTACCGGGGATTCTGACGTTTCAAGGCTTTCTCTCTCTTTCCCTCTGCTTGTAAAACCCAATTCCGGAGATTCAAGTTTCGGAATAACGCAGAAAAGCATAGTCCACAGCAGGGAAGAAATATTTGAGATAATGAAGGAGACGAGGGAAAAAATAGGGTCTGATAAGCCTTTTCTGCTGGAGGAGTTCCTTCCCGGGAAAGACATCAGTGTTGGCATCATAGGAAACCCGCCTTTCTGTACTGTGCTGCCTATCACGGAAGAAGACTACTCTGCAGTCCCTGAAAACCTCCCCAGAATCTGTGGGTATGAGGCCAAATGGCTCCCGGATTCTCCGTACTGGAAGATCAAATCCGTACCGGCGATACTTTCTGAAAAGACCGAAAAAGAAATTCTGAGATGTTGCCTTGCTCTCTTTACAAGGTTGGGTTGCCGCGACTATGCTCGTTTTGACTGGAGACTTGACGCCGAAGGCAGGCCAAAATTGCTTGAAGTAAATCCGAACCCTGGCTGGTGCTGGGACGGGCACCTTGCAAAAATGGCCGCTTATACCAATATCTCCTACTCCGGTATGCTGGCAGCAATTCTTGAGGCTGCAAAGAAAAGGTCTGGTATCGGAACCAGTGTAAAGGTTGAGCTGCATAAGAAACTCTCTGGACAAATCTCCAGGAAGAGCCCGGCTGAATGTGCTGCGGAATTCGAGGAGGAAGTCGAAGCTAAAGGCTCTATCGAATCAGAAACCGACAGAAAAAGAAACATTTTCTCCGGCAATTCTGAAACAATACAGGCTCTTTAA
- a CDS encoding GTP-binding protein produces the protein MSSIQEQIQEVEDEIRKTQYNKATSHHIGRLKAKIARMRDEIEKKASSKSGGDGYSVKKSGDGTVTLVGFPSVGKSTLLNKVTGAKSEVAAYEFTTLTVVPGVLEHKGATIQFLDVPGLVKGASSGRGRGKEVISVIRNSDMVIFLLDVFQPKHYEVLMDELYQAGIRVDEVPPDVTIKRKDRGGVEINSTIDLDLDEETIKAVLDEYKIHNAHVLIRENITVDQLIDVVLDNRSYVRSLIAVNKVDLAYPQLIEECRKMYPNSIFISAHKGTNIEALKDAIYDCLGFIRVYLKPQGGPADMEEPLIVMSRTNIGQICDRLHRDFRRKFRYAQIWGPSAKHPGQRVGLDHRMEDEDILTIIIQK, from the coding sequence ATGAGCAGCATACAGGAGCAAATACAGGAAGTAGAAGACGAAATCCGAAAGACCCAGTACAATAAGGCAACTTCTCACCACATAGGCAGGCTAAAAGCCAAGATCGCCCGCATGCGGGACGAAATTGAGAAGAAAGCCTCCTCAAAGAGTGGAGGAGACGGTTACTCGGTCAAGAAATCGGGAGACGGTACCGTAACTCTTGTGGGCTTCCCATCGGTAGGGAAATCCACTCTTCTAAACAAAGTTACTGGCGCAAAATCAGAGGTAGCTGCATACGAATTCACCACCCTTACTGTAGTGCCTGGCGTGCTTGAGCACAAAGGCGCAACAATTCAGTTCCTTGACGTACCCGGGCTTGTAAAAGGCGCGTCTTCAGGGCGCGGACGCGGGAAAGAAGTAATTTCGGTCATAAGAAACTCCGACATGGTTATCTTTTTGCTTGATGTTTTTCAGCCCAAGCACTATGAAGTGCTTATGGACGAACTTTATCAGGCAGGAATCCGTGTGGATGAGGTACCCCCTGACGTTACCATCAAGAGAAAGGACAGAGGTGGAGTCGAGATAAACTCAACCATTGATCTTGACCTCGATGAAGAGACCATCAAAGCCGTGCTGGATGAATACAAAATCCACAATGCCCATGTCCTTATAAGAGAAAACATCACTGTGGACCAGCTCATAGATGTCGTCCTGGACAACCGGAGTTATGTCCGCTCTTTGATCGCGGTCAACAAGGTTGACCTTGCCTACCCTCAGCTGATAGAAGAGTGTAGGAAAATGTACCCGAACTCAATTTTCATCTCAGCCCATAAAGGCACTAATATCGAGGCTCTCAAAGACGCTATTTATGACTGCCTGGGCTTTATTCGAGTCTACCTGAAACCTCAGGGAGGACCAGCAGATATGGAAGAGCCCCTTATAGTTATGAGCAGGACAAACATAGGTCAGATCTGTGACCGTCTGCATCGCGATTTTCGCAGGAAGTTCCGCTATGCCCAGATATGGGGCCCATCTGCAAAACACCCCGGGCAAAGAGTAGGGCTCGATCACAGAATGGAGGACGAGGATATCCTCACGATAATAATCCAGAAGTAA
- a CDS encoding molybdopterin biosynthesis protein encodes MKRKEFRELVSVEEARRIINRLQIRSEKESSALENAHGKILAEDIITEINVPPFPRATMDGYTVRAEDTYACSETEPVKLKLLGNIPAGSDAKFTVSTGEAMEIATGAPIPKGADAVVMVEYTSEENGTALISRPVTVGENIMKAGSDILKGERVLRRGRKLGTREIGVLASIGKKEVPVIRLPVGIISTGDELVNPGEKLASGKIYDANSYTLYTGVRECGAFPLNYGIVKDNENVMEKALETAVSECALILTSGSTSSGAGDMMYRLIDEAGETLAHGINIKPGKPVIIGIIKDVPIIGLPGNPTSALMIFNEFVAPLLRKSLGAEAGIKKTEEGIMGMDLRSEGRQQLLPVGMVRGRVYPADRGSGAITSLSGADGFIEIPPETEYIEAGTPVEVTLFGEVEKPDLLIAGGFCPGLDVLEDLSGLRFRTLNTGSSGGFSAIATGMADIAGVNMPTRYSEGQTGILPNETRYNTPTIEAMGLSRAVLVKGYRREVGLLVRHDSLVSGLEDLPGKRLINRNRGSGTRALLEMKIEELARERGISKKEFTDLIPGYGSGAKSEVAVCEAVLSGKADAGVGIKNCAERNCLKFLKFAEEEYDFLVRKEILETPEVRKFLQTLSSTEFASKLPAGLQVYERTGENISFE; translated from the coding sequence ATGAAACGCAAAGAATTTCGGGAACTTGTCTCTGTAGAGGAAGCTCGGAGAATAATAAACCGCCTTCAGATCCGTTCTGAAAAAGAAAGCTCAGCCCTTGAAAATGCCCACGGAAAAATCCTTGCAGAGGATATTATTACCGAAATTAATGTCCCCCCTTTTCCGAGAGCAACAATGGACGGGTACACGGTCCGGGCGGAAGATACGTATGCCTGCAGTGAAACAGAGCCTGTAAAGCTGAAACTGCTTGGGAATATCCCTGCAGGTTCGGATGCAAAATTCACGGTCTCGACAGGAGAAGCCATGGAGATTGCAACAGGAGCCCCGATTCCCAAAGGGGCTGATGCTGTGGTTATGGTTGAATATACCTCTGAAGAAAACGGGACTGCACTTATCTCCAGACCTGTAACCGTGGGAGAAAATATCATGAAAGCAGGCTCTGATATCCTGAAAGGAGAAAGGGTGCTGCGCAGGGGAAGGAAACTGGGAACAAGAGAAATCGGAGTCCTGGCTTCCATAGGAAAAAAAGAAGTTCCCGTAATCAGGCTACCTGTCGGAATAATTTCGACTGGAGACGAACTGGTTAATCCGGGAGAAAAACTGGCTTCGGGGAAGATATATGACGCAAACTCCTACACACTGTACACAGGAGTCCGGGAATGTGGAGCTTTCCCCCTGAATTACGGGATTGTAAAGGACAACGAGAATGTGATGGAAAAAGCGCTTGAAACTGCGGTTTCGGAGTGTGCCCTTATCCTGACTTCGGGCAGCACGTCATCCGGGGCTGGGGATATGATGTACCGGTTAATAGACGAAGCAGGAGAGACCCTTGCCCACGGAATCAACATAAAACCTGGAAAACCTGTAATAATCGGCATCATAAAAGATGTCCCGATAATCGGGCTTCCCGGGAACCCTACATCTGCTTTAATGATCTTCAATGAATTTGTGGCTCCTCTTCTTAGAAAATCCCTTGGAGCAGAAGCTGGAATCAAAAAAACGGAAGAAGGAATAATGGGTATGGATCTCCGTTCCGAAGGGAGGCAGCAGCTCCTTCCCGTAGGCATGGTAAGGGGACGGGTTTATCCTGCAGACAGGGGCTCAGGGGCCATAACATCTCTTTCCGGAGCAGATGGCTTTATAGAAATCCCACCGGAGACAGAGTATATAGAAGCAGGAACTCCAGTGGAAGTCACCCTTTTTGGAGAAGTTGAAAAGCCGGACCTGCTCATAGCAGGCGGTTTCTGCCCCGGACTTGATGTTCTGGAAGACCTTAGCGGACTCAGGTTCAGAACACTTAACACCGGCTCAAGCGGGGGTTTCAGTGCAATTGCCACAGGCATGGCGGATATCGCAGGAGTGAACATGCCCACCAGATATTCCGAAGGACAGACCGGGATCCTGCCAAATGAGACCCGGTACAATACCCCCACAATAGAGGCAATGGGGCTTTCCAGAGCTGTGCTTGTTAAAGGATACAGGCGAGAAGTGGGGCTCCTTGTCAGACATGACAGCCTGGTTTCCGGACTTGAAGATCTGCCAGGAAAACGCCTGATTAACCGAAACAGAGGGTCGGGCACAAGGGCGCTTCTTGAGATGAAAATAGAAGAGCTAGCACGGGAAAGGGGAATAAGCAAAAAAGAGTTTACGGACTTAATCCCTGGATACGGTTCCGGAGCGAAATCTGAAGTTGCAGTCTGCGAGGCGGTTCTTTCAGGAAAGGCTGATGCCGGTGTGGGCATAAAGAACTGTGCGGAAAGAAACTGCCTGAAATTCCTAAAATTTGCAGAAGAAGAATATGACTTCCTGGTCAGAAAAGAGATACTGGAAACCCCTGAAGTCCGAAAATTCCTGCAAACCCTTAGCTCCACAGAATTTGCCTCAAAGCTTCCGGCTGGGCTGCAGGTATATGAGAGAACTGGAGAGAATATTTCTTTTGAATAA
- the ilvE gene encoding branched-chain-amino-acid transaminase yields MSDLLIYLDGKFVPKAEAKVSVYDHGFLYGDGVFEGIRAYNGRVFKLKEHVDRLYDSAKAIAMDIPITKEEMTEIILETLRKNNLKDAYIRPIVSRGIGDLGLDPRKCDKPTVVVIAQGWGAMYGDLYEVGLTGVSVCVRRNAPDALSPNIKSLNYLNNILAKIEANEKGGDEAIFLDQNGFVCEGSGDNIFIVKNNQVFTPHTISNLKGITRATAIELLDEMGYKVIESNLGLFDLYTADEIFVTGTAAESAPVTRLDGRLIGTGKPGPLTMKMVEAFDKITQNTGAPIYK; encoded by the coding sequence ATGAGTGATTTACTGATTTATTTAGACGGGAAATTTGTCCCAAAAGCTGAAGCCAAAGTTTCGGTCTATGACCACGGATTCCTCTACGGCGATGGTGTGTTCGAAGGTATAAGGGCATACAACGGACGTGTCTTCAAGTTAAAGGAGCACGTCGACAGGCTTTATGACTCAGCAAAAGCAATCGCAATGGACATCCCAATCACAAAAGAAGAAATGACCGAGATAATCCTTGAGACCCTCAGGAAAAACAACCTCAAAGATGCTTATATCCGCCCCATCGTCTCAAGAGGAATCGGCGACCTCGGGCTTGACCCCCGCAAATGTGATAAGCCAACTGTCGTTGTTATCGCCCAGGGATGGGGAGCCATGTACGGCGATCTTTACGAAGTAGGGCTCACCGGAGTTAGCGTCTGCGTCCGTAGAAATGCCCCGGATGCCCTGTCCCCGAACATCAAGTCCCTGAATTATCTCAACAACATACTCGCAAAGATTGAAGCCAACGAAAAAGGAGGAGATGAAGCCATTTTCCTTGACCAGAACGGCTTTGTTTGCGAAGGCTCGGGAGACAATATCTTTATTGTCAAAAACAACCAGGTCTTTACTCCCCACACAATAAGCAACTTAAAAGGCATCACAAGAGCTACAGCCATCGAACTTCTGGACGAGATGGGATACAAAGTCATCGAATCAAATCTCGGCCTGTTTGACCTCTACACAGCAGATGAAATCTTTGTCACCGGAACTGCAGCCGAATCAGCCCCCGTTACCAGGCTTGACGGAAGACTCATAGGTACAGGCAAACCCGGACCCCTTACAATGAAAATGGTTGAAGCCTTTGATAAAATAACCCAGAACACAGGCGCACCCATTTATAAATAA